One stretch of Bradyrhizobium canariense DNA includes these proteins:
- a CDS encoding extradiol ring-cleavage dioxygenase: MAWEKFNPNLAAHDLVQDMKWNPEIRKQFKTNEAAVLDRYKMSPEERKAIEERDFRKLYDLGMHPYLGGQLSRFIWGNDAGKGAVEASNKLVASLQGHDRDIPKN; encoded by the coding sequence ATGGCTTGGGAAAAATTCAATCCAAACCTCGCCGCGCATGACCTTGTTCAGGACATGAAGTGGAATCCGGAGATTCGAAAGCAATTCAAGACCAACGAGGCGGCGGTGCTCGACCGTTACAAAATGTCTCCGGAGGAGCGCAAGGCGATCGAGGAGCGCGATTTCCGCAAGCTTTACGATCTCGGCATGCACCCCTATCTCGGCGGCCAGTTGTCGCGCTTCATCTGGGGTAACGACGCCGGCAAGGGCGCAGTCGAGGCTTCCAACAAATTGGTTGCCTCGTTGCAGGGCCACGACCGCGATATTCCGAAGAACTAA
- a CDS encoding amidohydrolase family protein, with translation MSAHRIDVHHHILPPGYVRAVGDDRIGPLIVAGKTPEWTPQHSIEAMDRNGIEKAITSISAPGLWFGDIDATRHLTRECNDYAARIRLDHPGRFGVFASLPLPDVEGSLREIAYALDELKADGIGMLTNYDGKYPGDPEFAPVLDELNRRGAVVYFHPTEAPCCHMHGIGVPAATLEFPFDTTKAVTNLLFSGTFARCRDIRFIFSHAGGTVPFLAERIARLEVRPEFRASVPDGVMFELKRLFFDTALSANQLAFSALLKLVAPEQVLFGSDYPFAPESTMVATVKGLSELGLPADVLLAIERTNAQRLLKG, from the coding sequence ATGTCAGCACATCGAATTGACGTCCACCATCATATCCTGCCGCCGGGCTATGTTCGGGCGGTGGGCGATGATCGGATCGGACCTCTGATCGTCGCTGGCAAGACGCCGGAATGGACTCCGCAACATTCGATCGAGGCGATGGATCGCAATGGCATCGAGAAGGCGATCACCTCGATCTCCGCGCCGGGCCTGTGGTTCGGTGATATCGATGCCACCCGACACCTGACGCGCGAGTGCAACGACTACGCGGCCAGGATTCGGCTTGATCACCCGGGCCGGTTTGGAGTGTTTGCGAGTCTGCCGCTGCCGGACGTCGAAGGCAGTTTGCGCGAGATCGCCTATGCGCTCGACGAACTGAAAGCCGATGGCATTGGTATGCTTACCAACTATGACGGCAAGTACCCTGGCGACCCGGAATTCGCGCCGGTGCTCGACGAGCTCAATCGGCGCGGCGCTGTGGTCTACTTCCATCCGACTGAAGCGCCATGCTGCCACATGCATGGGATCGGCGTGCCGGCTGCGACGCTCGAATTTCCCTTCGACACCACCAAGGCGGTGACGAACCTGCTGTTCAGCGGCACATTCGCGCGCTGCCGCGACATCCGCTTCATCTTTTCGCATGCAGGAGGCACGGTGCCGTTTCTGGCTGAGCGCATCGCGCGGCTCGAGGTTCGCCCCGAATTCCGCGCCAGCGTGCCGGATGGCGTGATGTTCGAATTGAAGCGTTTGTTCTTCGATACCGCGCTGTCGGCCAACCAGCTCGCGTTCAGCGCGCTGCTCAAGCTGGTCGCGCCCGAGCAAGTGTTGTTCGGCAGCGATTACCCGTTTGCCCCTGAATCCACGATGGTTGCGACCGTCAAGGGATTGTCCGAACTAGGGCTGCCTGCAGATGTGCTTCTCGCGATCGAGCGCACCAACGCGCAGCGGTTGCTTAAAGGCTGA